The Rana temporaria chromosome 4, aRanTem1.1, whole genome shotgun sequence genome contains a region encoding:
- the LOC120935754 gene encoding ankyrin repeat domain-containing protein 17-like, whose amino-acid sequence MRYIATITDKEMLKKCHLCMESIVQAKDRQAAEANKNASILLEELDLEKLREESIRLALAAKREKRKENRRKKKEEQRRKLQEIEAKNKENFELQAALEKEKQKIKDEPPVVTEPPSATTATTIGISATWTTLAGSHGKRNNTITTSSTKRKSRKNKIAENVQIIFEDQLPISYGQQEKQNGV is encoded by the exons ATGAGGTATATTGCCACCATTACAGATAAGgaaatgttaaa gaagtGCCATCTCTGTATGGAATCCATTGTACAAGCCAAAGACAGGCAGGCAGCAGAAGCCAACAAGAATGCTAGCATCCTCTTGGAAGAGCTTGATTTAGAAAAGCTACGAGAAGAAAGCATAAGATTGGCACTGGCTGCAAAAcgagaaaaaaggaaggaaaataggCGAAAGAAGAAAGAGGAGCAGAGGAGAAAACTACAGGAAATTGAagccaaaaataaagaaaactttgaGCTTCAAGCTGCTCTTGAGAAAGAAAAGCAGAAGATTAAAGATGAGCCCCCAGTTGTTACAGAACCACCTAGTGCAACCACCGCTACCACTATTGGCATATCTGCTACATGGACCACTCTGGCAGGCTCGCATGGAAAAAGAAACAATACCATTACCACAAGCAGCACGAAGCGGAAAAGTAGAAAGAACAAAATAGCAGAAAACGTGCAGATTATATTTGAAGATCAGCTTCCCATTTCCTATGGGCAGCAAGAAAAGCAAAATGGAgtttag